In the genome of Carboxydocella sporoproducens DSM 16521, one region contains:
- a CDS encoding GerMN domain-containing protein — protein sequence MKQKLALIMMLVLLLTVTSGCNGVKGALAYLLGSKPVATQPQQGEEKPLWLGKPEEAQKTVPQLKEVLVYFPDARGQLIAEQRQVDKNQGIGKGALLELLKGPKQHGLYPAVPAGTKLLGLKIQQDGLAVVDFSRDLKANFKGGSQQEITTLWSIVNTLGQFPTVKKVQILVEGQIIETLGGHVEINQPLEPDQTLVPAGKN from the coding sequence ATGAAACAGAAACTGGCCTTAATAATGATGCTGGTTCTGTTGCTGACAGTAACCAGCGGCTGCAATGGCGTCAAGGGGGCTCTGGCCTACCTGCTGGGCAGCAAGCCAGTAGCAACACAGCCTCAGCAGGGGGAAGAAAAACCCCTCTGGCTGGGAAAGCCGGAAGAGGCTCAAAAAACTGTGCCGCAATTAAAAGAAGTACTGGTGTATTTCCCGGATGCCCGGGGGCAGCTAATCGCAGAACAGCGGCAGGTGGACAAAAATCAGGGGATCGGCAAAGGAGCGCTGCTGGAATTGCTCAAAGGGCCCAAACAACATGGGTTATATCCGGCGGTACCGGCAGGGACGAAATTGCTGGGATTGAAAATACAGCAGGATGGGCTGGCGGTGGTTGATTTTTCCCGGGACCTGAAAGCTAATTTTAAAGGCGGCAGCCAGCAGGAAATTACCACCCTCTGGAGCATTGTAAATACTTTGGGGCAGTTCCCTACTGTCAAAAAGGTACAAATTCTGGTTGAGGGTCAAATCATTGAAACTTTAGGCGGGCATGTGGAAATCAATCAGCCCTTAGAACCTGATCAGACATTAGTTCCGGCAGGAAAAAATTAG
- a CDS encoding SH3 domain-containing protein, whose amino-acid sequence MTKTRKIFHLLLFISLFWLLLPGWAIASGTATVTGTKLNIRQFPSTTAKILGQVKKGDKLPV is encoded by the coding sequence ATGACAAAAACTCGCAAGATTTTTCATCTTCTGCTATTCATTTCCCTGTTCTGGCTGTTATTGCCAGGTTGGGCCATAGCCAGCGGTACAGCAACGGTAACGGGGACAAAGCTGAATATTCGCCAGTTTCCCTCGACAACAGCAAAAATTCTTGGGCAAGTCAAAAAGGGGGACAAGCTACCGGTT